A region of Chitinophaga horti DNA encodes the following proteins:
- a CDS encoding FecR family protein encodes MKIDEALLAKYFKGTCNEAEQAVVEAYIASGDTPELDALMRNVWEEKAVPVKRMHRTWYAAAAAVLAFGIVCGWAWQRNSHRKQMAVLQSVKDTLYNASPNVKRVTLPDGSRILLGAYTQVVYHPEAVREVWLQGEAFFDVRADEQHPFYVHTDSLTTTVLGTTFNISTRNRANGSIEVSLFTGRIAIKVKEGNIAFAQTLRPGEMVSYRKGTMPLAPGKFKANEVLDWRTGKLIFENTTLEDAFARLQSRFGCHIQVEDEQLMKKKVSAEFTPGTSVESILQSLSYVHQFSYTQTSHQTFIVGK; translated from the coding sequence ATGAAAATCGACGAAGCCCTCCTGGCGAAATATTTTAAAGGTACGTGCAACGAAGCCGAACAGGCGGTCGTAGAAGCGTACATCGCCAGTGGTGACACGCCGGAGCTGGATGCGTTGATGCGTAATGTATGGGAGGAAAAAGCAGTGCCGGTTAAACGGATGCATCGCACCTGGTACGCCGCCGCAGCTGCCGTATTAGCGTTTGGAATTGTGTGTGGATGGGCCTGGCAGCGTAATAGCCACCGCAAACAAATGGCAGTATTACAGTCAGTAAAAGATACGCTTTATAACGCGTCGCCCAATGTGAAACGGGTAACCCTGCCCGATGGCTCACGCATCCTGTTAGGCGCTTATACGCAAGTGGTTTATCACCCGGAGGCCGTGCGGGAAGTTTGGTTGCAGGGCGAGGCCTTCTTTGATGTGCGTGCAGACGAGCAGCATCCGTTTTATGTGCATACCGATTCGTTGACGACGACGGTACTGGGCACCACGTTCAACATATCAACCCGCAACCGCGCCAATGGAAGTATTGAAGTCAGCCTGTTTACGGGGCGTATTGCCATAAAGGTGAAAGAGGGAAACATTGCTTTTGCACAGACATTGCGGCCCGGAGAGATGGTTTCTTATCGTAAAGGTACAATGCCGTTAGCGCCCGGTAAGTTCAAAGCAAATGAAGTGTTAGACTGGCGCACCGGTAAGTTGATTTTTGAAAATACCACTTTGGAAGATGCGTTTGCACGCCTGCAAAGCCGCTTCGGATGTCACATTCAGGTAGAGGACGAACAGTTAATGAAGAAGAAAGTATCAGCCGAATTTACCCCCGGCACCAGTGTGGAAAGCATTTTACAATCCCTTAGTTACGTACATCAATTTAGCTATACACAAACATCGCATCAAACATTTATCGTCGGTAAATAA